A window of Thunnus thynnus chromosome 17, fThuThy2.1, whole genome shotgun sequence contains these coding sequences:
- the LOC137201127 gene encoding protein VCF1, which produces MLTENRKRQRGGDEESGHLVPQAKRQSRAHPLSPEPGRDAWDSESSNSESSSSISSPEHAAGSCSSRCAAGPCSPLSSGDSSELAGPTNLVTYLQINRILKEAHFQSLHSRGQLTDTR; this is translated from the exons ATGTTGACTGAAAACAG GAAGCGGCAGCGTGGTGGTGATGAGGAGAGCGGCCACCTGGTCCCCCAAGCCAAAAGGCAGAGCAGagctcatcctctctctcctgAGCCAGGACGGGATGCGTGGGACTCTGAG TCATCCAAcagtgagagcagcagcagcatcagcagtccAGAACATGCGGCTGGGAGCTGTAGCAGTCGGTGTGCTGCGGGCCCCTGCAGTCCCCTCAGCTCAGGCGACTCCTCCGAACTGGCCGGCCCTACAAACCTGGTGACCTACCTGCAGATCAACCGCATCCTGAAGGAGGCCCACTTCCAGAGTCTGCATAGCCGAGGTCAGCTCACAGACACACGATGA
- the hid1a gene encoding protein HID1, whose translation MGTTDSKLNFRKAVIQLTTKTQPVEATDDAFWDQFWADTTTTVQDVFALVPAAEIRAVREESPSNLATLCYKAVEKLVQGAESGCPTEREKQVILNCTRILTRILPYIFEDQDWRGFFWSTVPGAGRAGTDELDDDDGARPLAESLLLAIADLLFCPDFTVHSHKRGPDSVENMQSIDSCEYIWEAGVGFAQSPPLNYIHDLNRTELLRLLLTCFSEAMYLPPSTDNNVLNPWVTFFCSTENRHALPLFTSLLNVVCAYDPVGYGIPYNHLLFSDYREQLVEQAVQILIVTLEHDGGVPHRPPSPSSMEEQESTGPENLFVNYLSRIHREEDFDFVLKGLARLLTNPLTQTYLPNSTKKIQFHQELLVLFWKLCDFNKKFLFFVLKSSDVLDILVPILYYLNDARADQSRVGLMHIGVFILLLLSGERNFGVRLNKPYSIHVPMDIPVFTGTHADLLIVVFHKIITTGHQRLQPLFDCLLTIVVNVSPYLKSLSMVAANKLLHLLEAFSTSWYLFSAAQNHHLVFFLLEAFNNIIQYQFDGNCNLVYAIIRKRNVFHQLANLPSDSASIQKALQRKRKSPDVISRTSSQETVSMEGSHPAVPAEPGTLKTSLVAMPGIDKLTEKSQVSEDGTMVSVPKTDSSHTAPSDQSAVVGTSDTESNSGRDNEDVFYTEAEMERRRLSSASSTSFWAPTPEWVLSWKCKLPLQTIMRLLQVLVPQVEKICIDKGLTDESEILKFLQHGTLVGLLPVPHPILIRKYQANAGTAMWFRTYMWGVVYLRNVDPPIWYDTDVRLFEIQRM comes from the exons ATGGGCACCACCGACTCAAAACTGAACTTCAGGAAAGCAGTGATTCAGCTGACAACCAAAACACAG CCAGTGGAAGCCACAGACGATGCCTTCTGGGACCAGTTCTGGGCAGACACTACCACCACAGTCCAGGATGTTTTTGCACTGGTGCCAGCTGCAGAGATAAGAGCCGTTCGAGAGGAGTCCCCCTCAAATTTAGCAACCCTCTGTTATAAG GCAGTGGAGAAGCTGGTGCAGGGAGCAGAGTCTGGCTGCCctacagagagggagaaacaggtGATCCTGAACTGCACTCGCATCCTGACCCGCATCCTTCCGTACATCTTTGAGGACCAGGACTGGAGAGGATTCTTTTGGTCAACAGTGCCTGGTGCTGGGCGGGCTGGG ACAGATGAGCTGGATGATGATGACGGAGCTCGACCACTGGCTGAGTCACTGCTCCTGGCTATTGCTGACCTGCTCTTCTGCCCTGACTTCACCGTGCATAGCCACAAGAGAGGCCCT gactCGGTAGAGAACATGCAGTCTATAGACAGCTGTGAATACATCTGGGAGGCTGGGGTGGGCTTCGCGCAGTCCCCCCCTCTTAATTACATCCATGACTTGAACAG GACAGAGCTGCTGAGATTGTTACTAACCTGCTTCTCCGAGGCCATGTACCTGCCTCCTTCAACAGACAACAATGTCCTCAACCCCTGGGTGACATTCTTCTGCTCCACAGAAAACAG ACATGCCTTACCCCTGTTCACCTCTCTGCTCAACGTGGTGTGTGCCTATGATCCAGTGGGCTACGGCATCCCATACAACCATCTGCTCTTCTCTGACTACCGGGAGCAGCTGGTGGAGCAAGCCGTACAAATCCTCATTGTGACGCTGGAGCATGATGGAGGGGTTCCCCACCGGCCTCCCTCTCCATCCAGCATGGAGGAACAAGAG TCTACAGGTCCTGAAAATCTGTTTGTCAATTATTTGTCAAGGATTCACAGAGAGGAG GATTTCGACTTTGTACTGAAGGGCCTAGCTCGTCTGCTGACCAACCCTTTGACTCAGACTTACCTGCCCAACTCCACCAAGAAGATACAGTTCCACCAGGAGCTTTTGGTGCTTTTCTGGAAGCTTTGTGACTTCAATAAG AAATTCCTGTTTTTTGTCCTGAAGAGTAGTGATGTCCTGGATATTCTGGTTCCTATACTCTACTACCTTAATGATGCCAGGGCTGACCAGT CCCGTGTTGGACTCATGCACATTGGTGTGTTCATTTTGCTGTTGCTGAGTGGGGAGAGAAACTTTGGCGTGCGCCTGAATAAGCCCTACTCCATCCATGTGCCTATGGACATCCCGGTGTTCACAGGGACTCATGCTGATCTGCTTATAGTG gtCTTCCACAAGATTATTACCACTGGCCATCAACGTCTCCAGCCCCTATTTGACTGCCTCCTCACCATTGTTGTTAATG TGTCTCCCTATTTGAAGAGCCTGTCCATGGTAGCAGCCAATAAACTGCTCCACCTGCTGGAGGCCTTCTCCACCAGCTGGTACCTGTTCTCTGCAGCCCAGAACCATCACCTTGTATTCTTCCTCCTCGAGGCATTTAACAATATCATCCAGTACCAGTTTGATG GAAACTGTAACCTGGTGTACGCAATCATCCGCAAACGTAATGTGTTCCACCAGCTGGCAAACCTGCCATCTGATTCTGCTTCCATTCAGAAGGCTTtgcagagaaagaggaagtcTCCAGATGTCATTTCCCGCACCAGTTCCCAGGAGACTGTATCTATGGAGGGCTCTCACCCTGCAGTGCCGGCAGAGCCTGGTACACTGAAGACCAGTCTGGTCGCTATGCCAG GTATTGATAAACTGACTGAGAAGTCCCAAGTATCAGAGGATGGCACCATGGTGTCAGTCCCAAAGACAGACTCCTCACACACAGCCCCCTCAGACCAAAGTGCAGTCGTCGGGACCAGTGACACCGAGTCAAACTCAGGCAGAGACAAtgaa GATGTTTTCTACACTGAAGCAGAAATGGAGAGAAGACGTTTGTCAAGTGCATCTTCAACATCATTTTGGGCTCCAACACCTGAATGG GTCCTCTCCTGGAAGTGTAAGCTTCCCCTGCAGACTATCATGCGTCTGCTACAAGTGCTAGTTCCCCAGGTGGAGAAGATCTGCATCGAcaa GGGTCTGACAGATGAATCTGAGATTCTGAAGTTTCTTCAGCATGGCACATTAGTGGGTCTGCTGCCAGTTCCTCACCCCATCCTCATCAGAAAGTATCAGGCCAACGCAGGCACTGCCATGTGGTTTCGCACCTACATGTGGGGTGTTGTCTATTTGCG CAATGTGGACCCTCCTATCTGGTATGACACTGATGTCCGCCTTTTTGAAATTCAGAGGATGTAG
- the amn gene encoding protein amnionless, which yields MLKTLHTLLLLCLVGAGNALYKQWIPDNNYENKTNWDKGAVPCGNDRVQFSAQRKVSVFVETTHAVREMRMPVDGEFILNSGAGFYVVAGQEPGCGAGVTTKFKNSESLQWFNPALWQAAATLDDMQRENFLFSVHEESVPCQYDDVVFKARSSFRVDTSSSQPSISVKSVSVLGKTFDSGSEFTQYLSSRSGRLQFHGSSAVTVGNSGCVDPSGCDCGNSVNHQQICASVTCPSLSCKKPLLPVGHCCDVCGAIVTIHYAPGFNLQNYRQRIRHLFLVLPQYKSIQLGMSKVFKSQRLVGIIPFGSSAEIQVVILDEEKGTQAEALAKDIVRDANSHGSNLGITEAEFQTSTGSSSDQSGSSAGMVVGVVFGVLIMITLIVVLVVLIRKGVVQMPSMPSLPSLSSFRNNDTGDLGGPLDHGFDNPMFDKPVMLPAVPSLYGTETNNSISLTPTGVHFVNPVYDENETDFNV from the coding sequence ATGCTGAAAACACTACACACgctccttctcctctgtcttGTCGGGGCAGGGAATGCTCTGTACAAACAGTGGATTCCTGACAACAACTATGAGAATAAGACCAACTGGGACAAAGGAGCCGTTCCTTGTGGCAATGACCGAGTTCAGTTTTCAGCCCAAAGaaaagtgtctgtgtttgtggagACCACACATGCTGTGCGGGAGATGAGGATGCCAGTTGATGGAGAGTTCATCCTGAACTCAGGAGCTGGATTTTATGTTGTTGCGGGACAAGAGCCGGGCTGTGGAGCAGGTGTCACTACCAAGTTCAAAAATTCAGAGTCTCTACAGTGGTTTAACCCAGCTCTGTGGCAGGCGGCTGCAACTCTGGATGACATGCAGCGGGAAAACTTTCTGTTCTCAGTCCATGAGGAGAGTGTCCCTTGCCAGTATGACGATGTGGTTTTCAAAGCCCGCTCCTCCTTCAGAGTGGACACCAGCTCCAGCCAGCCTAGCATCTCTGTCAAATCTGTGTCTGTACTGGGGAAAACGTTTGACAGCGGATCTGAGTTCACCCAGTATCTCAGCTCACGCTCAGGCCGACTGCAGTTTCACGGATCCTCTGCAGTCACTGTCGGGAACTCGGGTTGCGTGGATCCTTCTGGCTGTGACTGTGGGAATTCTGTAAACCATCAGCAGATCTGTGCCAGTGTCACATGTCCCTCTCTTAGCTGTAAGAAGCCTCTGCTCCCTGTAGGACACTGCTGTGATGTGTGCGGTGCCATTGTCACCATCCATTATGCCCCCGGTTTCAACCTGCAGAATTACAGACAACGAATCCGCCACCTTTTTCTTGTCCTGCCACAATACAAATCTATTCAGCTGGGCATGTCTAAAGTCTTCAAATCACAGCGGTTGGTGGGGATCATCCCTTTTGGCTCCTCAGCTGAGATCCAGGTAGTTATCCTGGATGAAGAGAAAGGCACACAGGCGGAGGCTCTGGCCAAGGACATAGTGAGGGATGCCAATTCTCATGGGTCTAATCTGGGAATCACGGAGGCTGAATTTCAAACCTCCACTGGGAGCAGCAGTGATCAGTCTGGAAGCAGTGCTGGAATGGTGGTTGGAGTTGTGTTTGGAGTTTTAATTATGATCACActcattgttgttttggttgTCCTGATTCGTAAGGGGGTTGTTCAGATGCCATCAATGCCTTCGCTGCCATCTCTGAGCAGCTTTAGGAACAATGATACTGGAGACCTTGGAGGGCCTCTTGACCATGGCTTTGATAATCCCATGTTTGACAAGCCAGTCATGCTGCCTGCTGTTCCTAGCCTATATGGAACTGAAACTAATAATTCTATCTCCCTGACTCCAACAGGTGTGCACTTTGTAAATCCAGTTTATGATGAGAATGAAACTGATTTTAATGTCTGA
- the LOC137201222 gene encoding proton channel OTOP2-like: protein MKTVAQQMFRTCNKLFTRKTPNDVLEAHPSNIETAAQMENIQHLPSPSRPPSDETVRDIIHHVEAVMERAHHGGGWLLSGIICINILILGCALVSGSAFNNVAVTPVHRQIFLIILLLLTMLWMLFYTVFTFRKDQAVLFKDSHAGPVWLRVGLVLFGLLSFLMDIFKIATYVGYLHCDSAVKVAFPVVQAVFLFFQTYFLWIHAKDCVQLHTNFTRCGLTLTLSTNLVVWMAAVTEESLHQTEIPDLNVSVSHKMYRASYGYKKCKCSHSACDTFKEAFYYLYPFNIEYSLFASAMAYVMWKNVGRLVEDHSHHNVKFRPKDVCLGPVTGILLVVAGLVTFIVYETYILEEEEEKRNKALLIHFIMNIVIVSLMCISTVVGCIVYRLDQREHVSEKNPTRSLDVVLLVGASMGQFIISYFTIVAVVATGARGYLNALNLSWAILTVLQVGLQNYFIIEGLHREPFHVMQEDALHTNAHAFQEHAEMSIVVEGNKSSYFLTSSPRKPSLKRKVLKEVCAFLLLANVILWIMPAFGARPQFDHSIEIKFYKFTMWAAVVNIGLPFGIFYRMHSVASLFEVYLIS, encoded by the exons ATGAAAACTGTAGCTCAGCAGATGTTCCGGACCTGCAACAAACTCTTCACAAG aaaaacaccaaatgatGTTCTTGAAGCCCATCCATCCAACAttgaaacagcagcacagatggAGAACATCCAGCACTTGCCCAGTCCCTCCCGTCCGCCCAGTGATGAGACTGTGAGAGACATTATTCACCATGTGGAGGCAGTGATGGAGAGAGCCCATCACGGTGGTGGATGGCTCCTGTCCGGCATCATCTGCATCAATATCCTCATCCTGGGCTGCGCTCTGGTCAGCGGCAGTGCCTTCAACAACGTGGCCGTTACTCCTGTGCACAGGCAAATCTTCCTCatcattctcctcctcctcactatGTTATGGATGCTGTTTTACACAGTGTTCACCTTCCGGAAAGATCAAGCAGTCTTGTTCAAAGATAGCCACGCAGGGCCTGTTTGGCTCCGAG TTGGACTTGTGCTGTTTGGCCTGCTTAGTTTCCTCATGGACATCTTCAAGATTGCCACCTATGTTGGCTACCTTCACTGTGACTCCGCTGTTAAAGTTGCTTTCCCCGTCGTGCaagctgtatttttgtttttccag ACATACTTCCTGTGGATTCATGCAAAGGACTGTGTGCAACTTCACACAAATTTCACTCG GTGTGGGCTTACTCTTACACTTTCAACAAACCTGGTGGTATGGATGGCAGCTGTTACTGAAGAATCCCTTCACCAAACTGAGATTCCTGATCTGAATGTCAGTGTTTCACATAAGATGTACAGAG CCAGCTATGGTTACAAGAAGTGTAAATGCAGTCACTCGGCATGTGACACCTTCAAGGAGGCCTTCTACTACCTTTACCCCTTTAACATAGAATACAGCCTCTTTGCCTCCGCTATGGCCTACGTCATGTGGAAAAACGTCGGTCGACTTGTGGAGGATCACAGCCACCACAACGTTAAGTTCCGTCCAAAGGATGTGTGTTTGGGCCCCGTCACAGGAATACTCCTAGTGGTGGCAGGACTTGTAACATTTATAGTGTACGAGACATACATActagaagaggaggaggagaagagaaacaaggcactgctgattcattttatcatgaaTATAGTGATAGTGAGCCTGATGTGCATCTCCACTGTCGTCGGCTGTATCGTCTACAGGCTGGACCAAAGGGAGCACGTGTCAGAGAAAAACCCCACACGTAGCCTGGATGTGGTGCTGCTGGTGGGAGCCTCAATGGGACAGTTCATCATCAGCTATTTCACTATTGTGGCTGTGGTGGCGACAGGAGCCAGAGGCTACCTGAACGCCCTCAACCTGTCCTGGGCTATCCTGACGGTGCTCCAGGTTGGACTGCAGAACTATTTCATCATTGAAGGCCTTCACCGGGAGCCCTTCCATGTGATGCAGGAAGATGCTCTGCACACAAATGCTCATGCTTTCCAAGAACATGCAGAGATGAGCATTGTTGTAGAAGGCAATAAATCCAGCTACTTCCTTACTTCAAGTCCTCGTAAGCCAAGCTTGAAGAGAAAAGTACTGAAGGAAGTCTGCGCCTTCCTGCTGCTAGCAAACGTAATC CTGTGGATCATGCCTGCCTTTGGCGCTCGTCCCCAGTTTGATCACTCCATCGAGATAAAATTCTATAAATTCACAATGTGGGCTGCTGTTGTGAATATTGGTCTTCCTTTTGGAATCTTCTATCGCATGCACTCAGTCGCCAGTCTCTTTGAAGTGTACTTAATCTCTTAA